A genome region from Coprococcus phoceensis includes the following:
- a CDS encoding TlyA family RNA methyltransferase translates to MKERLDVLLVKRNLAESREKAKAIIMSGNVFVEGQREDKAGTTFSDEVQIEIKGHTLPYVSRGGLKLEKAVANFDVCLEGKVCTDVGASTGGFTDCMLQNGARKVFAIDVGKGQLAWKLRQDDRVICMEKTNIRYVTPEDLGEEIDFSSIDVSFISLTKVLLPIRNYLKEDGQIVALIKPQFEAGREKVGKKGVVREKSTHYEVIEMVLSYALSIGFSVLNLDFSPIKGPEGNIEYLVHLQKTEQTDRIEHVEIDWKQIVENAFSTLAK, encoded by the coding sequence ATGAAAGAACGATTAGATGTATTACTGGTAAAAAGGAATTTAGCAGAGTCCAGAGAAAAGGCAAAGGCGATCATTATGTCCGGTAATGTGTTTGTGGAAGGACAAAGAGAGGATAAAGCAGGGACAACATTTTCGGATGAAGTGCAGATTGAGATTAAAGGGCATACGCTTCCGTATGTCAGCCGTGGAGGCTTGAAGCTTGAAAAGGCAGTTGCCAATTTTGACGTCTGTCTGGAAGGGAAAGTCTGCACGGACGTGGGCGCTTCGACTGGTGGTTTTACAGACTGTATGCTGCAAAACGGGGCAAGAAAAGTGTTTGCCATTGATGTCGGAAAAGGACAGCTTGCGTGGAAATTAAGACAGGATGATCGTGTTATCTGCATGGAGAAGACAAATATCCGTTATGTGACACCGGAGGATCTGGGAGAAGAAATTGATTTTTCTTCGATTGATGTCTCCTTTATTTCACTTACAAAGGTATTGCTTCCGATTCGGAATTATTTGAAAGAGGATGGTCAGATCGTGGCACTGATCAAGCCGCAGTTTGAGGCTGGAAGAGAAAAGGTAGGAAAGAAGGGTGTAGTACGTGAAAAAAGTACGCACTATGAAGTGATTGAGATGGTGCTGTCCTATGCACTGTCTATCGGATTTTCAGTGCTAAATCTTGACTTTTCTCCAATCAAAGGTCCGGAAGGAAATATCGAATATCTTGTGCATTTGCAGAAAACAGAACAGACAGATAGAATCGAACACGTGGAGATTGACTGGAAGCAGATTGTGGAGAATGCCTTTTCCACATTGGCAAAATAA
- the dxs gene encoding 1-deoxy-D-xylulose-5-phosphate synthase, with protein sequence MVLERIQKEDDIKKLKESELDTLAEEIRQFLVEKISKTGGHLASNLGVVELTMAMHLAFSLPKDKIIWDVGHQAYTHKILTGRKAGFDDLRKYGGMSGFPKRKESACDAFDTGHSSTSISAGLGYVEAREILREDYQVISVIGDGSLTGGMAYEALNNASHLKSNFIIVLNDNRMSISENVGGMSNYLDGIRTAHAYTDLKKNVEKTLQKVPCVGDQIVSHIRKTKNSIKQLLVPGMLFEDMGITYLGPVDGHDIKKLYKIFQEAKKIDHAVLVHVLTEKGKGYLPAEKMPSKFHGTGPFDIATGQQKSSGDKDTYTDVFAKVMYRMGKEEPKLVAITAAMKDGTGLTPFAKKYPDRFFDVGIAEEHAVTFAAGLAAAGLKPVFAVYSSFLQRGYDQMIHDVCLQNLPVVFAVDRAGLVGNDGETHQGLFDLAYLSGIPNMTVMSPKNKWEFADMIRFAIEFHGPIAIRYPRGAAYDGLQEFREPIVYGKSEVIYEEQDIAVFAVGHMMETAEAVCAQLRERGYHCSLINVRFVKPFDQDILKQMSRAHRLFVSIEEGLLDGGYGEKIANYAARERMDVCVLQNGIQDEYVEHGNVELLRKEVHLDADSIVEKIVATYDALK encoded by the coding sequence ATGGTATTGGAGCGAATTCAAAAAGAAGATGATATTAAAAAACTAAAGGAAAGTGAATTGGATACGCTGGCAGAAGAGATTCGTCAGTTTTTGGTTGAAAAGATCAGTAAAACGGGAGGACATCTGGCTTCCAATCTAGGTGTAGTGGAACTGACGATGGCGATGCATTTGGCGTTTTCACTTCCGAAAGATAAAATTATATGGGATGTGGGACATCAGGCATATACACATAAGATTCTAACAGGAAGAAAAGCAGGATTTGATGATCTGCGTAAGTACGGGGGGATGAGCGGTTTCCCGAAACGAAAAGAAAGTGCATGTGATGCATTTGATACGGGACACAGTTCTACTTCAATCTCGGCAGGACTGGGATATGTGGAGGCAAGAGAGATACTGAGAGAAGATTATCAGGTCATCTCAGTGATCGGAGACGGTTCTCTGACCGGAGGTATGGCTTATGAAGCGTTGAATAACGCGTCTCATCTGAAGAGCAATTTTATTATTGTATTAAACGATAATCGGATGTCGATTTCTGAAAATGTCGGAGGAATGTCGAACTATCTGGATGGAATCCGCACAGCACATGCCTATACAGATTTGAAGAAAAATGTAGAAAAGACATTACAGAAAGTGCCGTGTGTTGGAGATCAGATCGTGTCACATATTCGAAAGACAAAAAACAGTATCAAGCAATTGCTTGTACCTGGGATGTTGTTTGAAGATATGGGAATCACTTATCTGGGTCCTGTCGACGGTCATGATATCAAAAAATTATATAAAATTTTTCAGGAAGCAAAGAAGATTGACCATGCTGTGCTTGTCCATGTCTTGACAGAAAAAGGAAAAGGATATCTTCCGGCGGAAAAGATGCCTTCCAAATTTCATGGGACAGGTCCGTTTGATATTGCCACTGGACAGCAGAAATCTTCTGGTGACAAAGACACATATACCGATGTTTTTGCAAAGGTGATGTACAGGATGGGAAAAGAGGAGCCAAAGCTTGTTGCAATCACTGCAGCGATGAAAGACGGGACGGGTCTGACACCGTTTGCAAAGAAATATCCGGACAGATTTTTTGATGTCGGAATTGCAGAAGAGCATGCGGTTACTTTTGCAGCAGGACTTGCAGCAGCAGGGCTAAAACCTGTATTTGCTGTATATTCTTCCTTTTTACAGAGAGGGTATGATCAAATGATACATGATGTCTGTCTGCAAAATTTGCCGGTCGTCTTTGCGGTAGATCGGGCGGGACTTGTCGGAAATGACGGGGAGACACATCAGGGACTGTTTGATCTTGCATATTTAAGCGGAATCCCGAATATGACAGTGATGTCCCCGAAAAATAAATGGGAGTTTGCGGATATGATCCGGTTTGCAATCGAATTTCACGGACCGATCGCCATCAGATATCCAAGGGGAGCGGCGTATGACGGACTGCAGGAATTCCGGGAGCCGATCGTATATGGGAAAAGTGAAGTTATTTATGAGGAACAGGACATCGCAGTTTTTGCTGTTGGGCATATGATGGAGACTGCGGAGGCAGTGTGTGCGCAGCTAAGAGAAAGAGGATATCATTGCAGTCTGATCAATGTGCGCTTTGTCAAACCATTTGATCAGGATATCCTGAAACAGATGAGCAGAGCACACAGACTTTTTGTGTCGATTGAGGAAGGCCTTTTAGATGGCGGATATGGCGAGAAAATTGCCAATTATGCTGCAAGAGAAAGAATGGATGTCTGCGTATTGCAAAATGGTATTCAGGATGAATATGTGGAACATGGTAATGTGGAGTTGTTGAGAAAAGAAGTGCATCTGGATGCGGATTCGATTGTTGAGAAAATTGTTGCAACATATGACGCATTGAAATGA
- a CDS encoding polyprenyl synthetase family protein, with protein sequence MNFKEERIGKITAIEQILKKYLPVKEGLQKEIMEAMEYSLLAGGKRLRPMLMRETYVLFGGDEELIEPFMAAIEMIHTYSLVHDDLPAMDNDDYRRGRKTTHVVYGEAMGILAGDALLNFAFETAVKAFAMCPQKSIEIGQAMRILSEKAGIYGMIGGQVVDVKSAGQAVSKEVLDFIYELKTSALIECAMMIGAVLAGASETEVQKIEQIAKYVGVAFQIQDDILDVTSTVEVLGKPIHSDEKNEKTTYVTLLGIENAKEAVESLSMEAIHLLHSISGENQFLEMLLKELIYREK encoded by the coding sequence ATGAATTTTAAGGAAGAAAGAATCGGAAAAATAACAGCGATAGAACAGATTTTAAAAAAATATCTGCCGGTCAAAGAAGGTCTCCAAAAAGAGATCATGGAGGCGATGGAGTATAGTCTTCTAGCCGGTGGAAAACGTCTCCGGCCGATGCTGATGAGAGAGACATATGTATTGTTTGGCGGTGATGAGGAACTTATTGAGCCGTTTATGGCAGCGATTGAGATGATTCACACGTATTCACTTGTACATGATGATCTTCCGGCGATGGACAATGATGACTACCGCAGAGGGAGAAAGACTACACATGTTGTGTACGGTGAGGCAATGGGGATTCTGGCGGGAGATGCACTTCTTAATTTTGCCTTTGAGACGGCTGTAAAGGCGTTTGCAATGTGTCCGCAAAAGAGCATAGAGATTGGTCAGGCGATGAGAATCCTTTCTGAGAAAGCTGGAATTTACGGCATGATCGGGGGACAGGTAGTCGACGTCAAGAGTGCAGGACAAGCTGTTTCCAAAGAAGTGTTGGATTTTATTTATGAGCTGAAGACAAGTGCTCTGATCGAGTGTGCTATGATGATCGGAGCGGTGCTTGCCGGCGCTTCTGAGACAGAAGTGCAAAAGATAGAACAGATTGCAAAATATGTGGGAGTCGCTTTTCAGATACAGGATGATATTTTGGATGTGACAAGCACGGTGGAAGTGCTTGGAAAGCCAATTCACAGCGATGAAAAGAATGAAAAGACGACATATGTGACGTTGCTTGGAATTGAAAACGCAAAGGAGGCTGTGGAGAGCCTTTCCATGGAAGCGATTCATTTATTACACAGCATTTCAGGGGAAAATCAGTTTTTGGAGATGCTTTTAAAAGAATTAATTTACAGAGAAAAATAA
- the xseB gene encoding exodeoxyribonuclease VII small subunit — MEAENKKDQTLEDVFEQLDEVVKKLEGEAVSLEDSFQLYHEGMELLKICNDKIETIEKKVMILDKDGEEHEF, encoded by the coding sequence GTGGAAGCAGAAAATAAAAAAGATCAGACTCTGGAGGACGTATTTGAACAGTTAGATGAAGTAGTAAAAAAATTAGAGGGAGAAGCTGTTTCGCTTGAGGATTCTTTTCAATTGTATCATGAAGGAATGGAATTGCTGAAGATATGTAATGATAAGATTGAGACGATTGAGAAAAAAGTAATGATATTGGATAAAGATGGTGAAGAGCATGAATTTTAA
- the xseA gene encoding exodeoxyribonuclease VII large subunit — MRNVYSVGQVNAYIKNMFTQDFMLNRIYVKGEVSNCKYHTSGHIYFSLKDESGMIACIMFAGQRGGLPFRMREGQQVIVLGNITTYERDGKYQLYAKEIILDGAGALYERFEALKQELGEMGMFAEEYKQPIPKFARTIGVVTAPTGAAIRDIINVAGRRNPYVQLLLYPALVQGEGAAASIVEGIAALEKKGVDLIIVGRGGGSIEDLWAFNEEIVARAIFECRIPVISAVGHETDTTIADYVADLRAPTPSAAAELAVFEYETFLNGVEEYRIKIRKAIHQKAEWEKIKTGQYALKLKYLHPQNKLRDKQQRTVELEERLRQTMERKIDDKKRRFGFYIERMKGLSPLAKLNQGFAYVSTENGKVVKTIADTANGETLNVYVTDGVIKARVEDTHKEEHCGSRK, encoded by the coding sequence ATGCGCAATGTGTATTCTGTTGGACAGGTCAATGCCTATATCAAGAATATGTTTACACAGGATTTTATGCTGAACCGGATTTATGTGAAAGGGGAAGTGTCAAATTGTAAATATCATACGTCCGGGCATATTTACTTTTCACTGAAGGATGAGTCCGGGATGATCGCATGTATTATGTTTGCAGGACAGAGAGGCGGTTTGCCATTTCGGATGCGGGAAGGACAGCAGGTAATTGTGCTTGGCAATATAACCACATACGAGAGAGATGGGAAATATCAGCTCTATGCAAAAGAGATTATTCTAGATGGAGCCGGAGCACTTTATGAGAGATTCGAGGCATTGAAACAGGAACTGGGCGAGATGGGAATGTTTGCCGAGGAGTACAAGCAGCCGATTCCGAAGTTTGCAAGAACAATCGGCGTTGTGACGGCGCCTACAGGCGCGGCGATTCGGGATATTATCAATGTTGCAGGCAGAAGAAACCCGTATGTGCAGTTACTCTTATACCCTGCATTGGTTCAGGGAGAAGGGGCGGCTGCAAGTATTGTAGAAGGAATTGCGGCGCTTGAAAAAAAAGGAGTAGATTTGATCATTGTAGGGCGCGGCGGTGGTTCTATAGAAGATCTTTGGGCGTTTAATGAAGAAATTGTTGCGAGAGCTATTTTTGAATGCCGGATTCCGGTTATTTCAGCGGTGGGGCATGAGACGGACACAACTATCGCAGATTATGTGGCAGATTTGCGGGCGCCAACGCCTTCTGCGGCGGCTGAACTTGCGGTGTTTGAATATGAGACATTTTTAAACGGAGTTGAAGAATATCGAATAAAGATACGTAAAGCAATACATCAGAAAGCAGAATGGGAAAAGATAAAAACCGGGCAGTATGCATTGAAATTAAAGTATCTGCATCCGCAAAATAAACTGCGGGACAAACAGCAAAGAACGGTGGAATTGGAAGAGCGGCTCAGACAGACAATGGAAAGAAAGATTGACGATAAAAAACGCCGATTTGGTTTTTATATCGAACGTATGAAAGGACTTTCGCCGCTGGCAAAGCTGAATCAGGGATTTGCTTATGTATCAACGGAAAATGGCAAAGTGGTGAAGACAATCGCAGATACGGCAAATGGAGAGACACTGAATGTATATGTGACAGACGGTGTGATCAAAGCAAGAGTAGAAGATACGCATAAGGAGGAACATTGTGGAAGCAGAAAATAA
- the nusB gene encoding transcription antitermination factor NusB gives MNRSELREHIFRMLFRIEFNSEEEMKEQEDLYFELLGETDEQDKTYILNKYKAVVDKKEEIDGLLNEYTTGWKTSRMNRVDLTILRLAVYEMKWDEEVPTGVAINEAVELAKKYSSDEGPSFVNGVLAKLAE, from the coding sequence ATGAATAGATCAGAACTTAGAGAACATATTTTTAGAATGTTATTCCGTATAGAATTTAACAGCGAAGAAGAGATGAAAGAACAAGAAGACCTCTACTTTGAATTGCTTGGCGAGACTGACGAACAGGATAAGACTTATATTTTGAATAAATATAAAGCTGTTGTCGACAAAAAAGAAGAGATTGATGGACTTTTGAATGAGTATACAACAGGCTGGAAGACATCTCGTATGAATCGGGTAGATCTGACAATTTTAAGACTTGCGGTTTATGAGATGAAATGGGATGAGGAAGTTCCGACCGGTGTGGCAATCAATGAGGCGGTAGAACTCGCAAAGAAATACAGCAGTGATGAAGGCCCTTCGTTTGTCAATGGTGTGCTGGCAAAGCTGGCGGAATAA
- a CDS encoding Asp23/Gls24 family envelope stress response protein, which translates to MGKDERNSYTIKADDNLGEVQIADEVVAIIAGLAAMEVEGVASMAGNATRELISKLGMKSLSKGVKVDVLEGVVTVALALNLKYGYSIMDVSAKVQEKVKASIENMTGLTVADVNIRVAGVDMEN; encoded by the coding sequence ATGGGAAAAGACGAAAGAAATAGTTATACAATAAAGGCAGATGATAATCTTGGAGAAGTACAGATTGCAGATGAGGTTGTTGCAATCATTGCAGGGCTTGCAGCTATGGAAGTGGAAGGTGTCGCTTCGATGGCAGGGAATGCAACGAGAGAACTGATCAGCAAGCTTGGAATGAAATCTTTATCCAAAGGTGTGAAAGTAGATGTGCTTGAAGGTGTAGTGACAGTTGCGCTGGCGCTGAATTTGAAGTATGGCTACAGCATCATGGATGTTTCTGCCAAGGTACAGGAGAAAGTAAAAGCTTCGATTGAGAATATGACAGGTTTGACAGTTGCAGATGTGAATATTCGTGTAGCTGGAGTGGACATGGAAAACTAG
- a CDS encoding peptide chain release factor 3 produces MSGITDEIKKRRTFAIISHPDAGKTTLTEKFLLYGGAINQAGSVKGKATAKHAVSDWMEIEKERGISVTSSVLQFNYDGYCINILDTPGHQDFSEDTYRTLMAADSAVMVIDASKGVEAQTRKLFKVCVMRHIPIFTFINKMDREARDTFDLLDEIEKELGIATCPVNWPIGSGKEFRGVYDREHREIELFSDTQKGTSIGEVKKIALDDPSVETMISEEQLAQLTDEVELLDGASAEFDMELVSKGELSPVFFGSALTNFGVETFLQHFLQMTSSPLPRISDKGVIDPMTEKEFSAFVFKIQANMNKAHRDRIAFMRICSGEFEAGMDVFHIQGGKKVRLSQPQQMMASERKMIEKAYGGDIIGVFDPGIFSIGDTLTNSPEKFAYEGIPTFAPEHFARVRQVDTMKRKQFIKGINQIAQEGAIQIFQEYNTGMEEIIVGVVGVLQFDVLKYRLENEYNVEIRMDTLPYEHIRWIENKEIDLDKIVGTSDMKKIKDLKDRPLLLFVNSWSIRMTLERNEGLELSEFGK; encoded by the coding sequence ATGTCAGGAATTACAGATGAGATAAAGAAAAGAAGAACATTTGCGATCATATCGCATCCCGATGCAGGAAAGACAACGTTGACGGAAAAGTTTTTATTATATGGTGGTGCAATCAATCAGGCAGGTTCAGTGAAAGGAAAAGCGACTGCCAAGCATGCGGTGTCGGACTGGATGGAGATTGAAAAAGAAAGAGGTATCTCGGTCACTTCCTCCGTGCTCCAATTCAACTATGATGGATATTGCATCAATATTTTGGATACGCCGGGACATCAGGATTTCTCGGAAGATACTTATCGTACATTGATGGCGGCAGATTCTGCCGTCATGGTTATTGATGCATCGAAAGGTGTGGAGGCGCAGACGAGAAAATTGTTCAAAGTATGTGTGATGCGTCATATTCCGATTTTTACATTTATCAATAAAATGGATCGTGAGGCAAGAGATACGTTTGATCTGTTGGACGAGATTGAAAAGGAACTTGGAATTGCGACATGTCCAGTCAATTGGCCGATTGGTTCCGGAAAAGAATTTAGAGGTGTATATGACAGGGAACACCGGGAGATAGAGTTATTTTCCGATACACAAAAAGGAACTTCTATCGGGGAAGTAAAAAAGATCGCATTGGATGACCCGTCGGTGGAGACAATGATCAGTGAAGAACAGCTGGCTCAGCTTACGGATGAAGTGGAACTGTTAGATGGTGCAAGTGCGGAGTTTGATATGGAACTTGTGAGCAAAGGAGAATTGTCGCCGGTATTTTTTGGATCGGCTCTTACAAACTTTGGTGTGGAGACATTTCTTCAGCATTTTCTTCAGATGACAAGCTCTCCCCTTCCGAGAATCTCGGATAAAGGAGTTATTGATCCTATGACAGAAAAGGAATTTTCCGCATTTGTATTTAAGATTCAGGCAAATATGAATAAGGCTCACCGTGACAGAATCGCGTTTATGAGAATATGTTCCGGAGAATTCGAAGCTGGAATGGATGTGTTTCATATTCAGGGTGGGAAAAAAGTGAGACTTTCTCAGCCACAGCAGATGATGGCAAGTGAAAGAAAAATGATCGAAAAAGCATACGGTGGAGATATCATTGGTGTGTTCGACCCGGGAATTTTTTCAATTGGAGATACGCTTACCAATTCTCCTGAGAAATTTGCATACGAAGGAATTCCGACTTTTGCACCGGAGCACTTTGCCAGAGTTCGCCAGGTGGATACGATGAAACGTAAGCAGTTCATCAAGGGAATCAATCAGATCGCACAGGAAGGTGCAATCCAAATTTTTCAGGAATATAATACCGGTATGGAGGAAATTATAGTAGGTGTGGTAGGTGTCCTGCAATTTGATGTGTTAAAATACCGTTTGGAAAATGAATACAATGTGGAGATTCGAATGGATACGCTGCCATATGAACATATCCGCTGGATCGAGAATAAAGAAATTGACTTAGATAAAATTGTGGGTACTTCTGATATGAAGAAGATTAAGGACTTAAAAGACAGACCGCTTTTATTGTTTGTGAACAGCTGGAGCATACGTATGACACTGGAGCGCAACGAAGGGCTGGAGTTATCTGAGTTCGGAAAATAG
- a CDS encoding SpoIIIAH-like family protein: MKRLFKKNQIIITTLAIMIAVAGYLNYSGRIFGESGKAEATNGELANQELLDITSEDGAQETAGDIESQDQEVADGTVEGTPGEAVLTNGDVTGVVAEAKVTREQVRAKNKETLLEIIDNTNLSDEQKQDAINQMIAMTELAEKEAAVETMLASKGFSDTVVSLTAETADVVVNSAELTDANRAQIEDIITRKAEIAPENIVITPIYSKDSAQKETEKNSENE; this comes from the coding sequence TTGAAACGTCTATTCAAGAAAAACCAGATTATTATCACAACACTCGCGATTATGATTGCGGTTGCCGGATACCTGAACTATTCCGGTCGCATTTTTGGCGAGTCAGGAAAAGCAGAGGCGACAAATGGTGAACTTGCAAATCAGGAGCTGCTTGACATTACTTCGGAAGACGGAGCGCAAGAAACTGCCGGTGATATTGAAAGTCAGGATCAGGAAGTGGCAGACGGAACGGTGGAAGGAACGCCGGGAGAAGCAGTGCTTACCAATGGAGATGTGACAGGAGTTGTTGCGGAAGCGAAGGTGACAAGAGAGCAGGTGCGTGCAAAAAATAAAGAAACTTTGCTTGAGATTATAGATAACACAAATTTGTCAGATGAACAGAAACAAGATGCGATCAACCAGATGATTGCGATGACGGAACTTGCGGAAAAAGAGGCTGCGGTTGAGACGATGCTTGCATCGAAAGGGTTTTCAGATACCGTGGTAAGTCTGACGGCGGAGACAGCTGACGTGGTAGTAAACAGTGCGGAACTGACAGATGCTAACCGTGCCCAGATTGAGGACATTATCACAAGAAAAGCAGAAATCGCTCCGGAAAATATTGTCATCACACCGATATACAGTAAAGACAGTGCGCAAAAAGAGACAGAGAAAAATTCTGAGAATGAATAG
- a CDS encoding stage III sporulation protein AF, with amino-acid sequence MIAFFYQWLQNIAFYLILITAIIQIIPNHSYKKYIRFFTGLILIVMLSEPIMKAIGMQTTFSELYHNASYQQKIREIEEATKYLEGMSLEDVGKEETDEIEVEEIQIEN; translated from the coding sequence TTGATTGCGTTTTTTTATCAATGGCTGCAGAATATTGCGTTTTATCTGATTTTGATTACAGCCATCATTCAAATTATTCCGAATCACAGCTACAAAAAGTATATTCGTTTTTTTACCGGATTGATTCTGATCGTGATGCTTTCAGAACCAATCATGAAGGCAATCGGAATGCAGACGACATTTTCGGAATTGTATCATAATGCCTCATATCAGCAAAAGATCAGGGAAATCGAAGAGGCGACCAAGTATCTGGAGGGAATGTCGCTTGAAGATGTAGGAAAAGAAGAGACAGATGAAATCGAGGTGGAGGAGATTCAGATTGAAAACTAA
- a CDS encoding stage III sporulation protein AE, with translation MRGKGIILCIFIVILGCFFSPRTVYATEIRDKDEQAELQKEAEETIWKEFEFSEIEDLLDDIFPEKKTDFQDLIKKMLSGQTEPSLQVIGEMISDQFFYEWKSSKAGMVHILLIVIVAAVFTNFSNVFQNQQISEISFYVLYLLLITIGLNSFRILIVSASENLERLIGFMKVLGPVYFLAVAFAAGSSTSILFYNLVLLLIYLVELVILNFLIPFVQVYIVVKVMNNLSEEDYLSKFAELCETVIAWTLKTLLAGVTGVNIIQGLLSPAIDSLKRSVVGRSAEAIPVVGDAIGGVTEVMLGTAVLIKNGIGVAGALVCIGICLVPIIQMAVVTLLYKLIAAMIQPVSDKRIVGCISSIADGSQMLLRIIFTTGVLFLLTIAVVTATTMAG, from the coding sequence ATGAGAGGGAAAGGAATAATACTCTGTATTTTTATAGTGATTTTGGGTTGCTTTTTTTCTCCGCGAACGGTCTATGCGACAGAAATCCGAGACAAGGACGAGCAAGCTGAACTTCAGAAAGAGGCGGAGGAAACAATTTGGAAAGAATTTGAATTCTCAGAGATTGAAGATTTGCTGGATGATATTTTCCCGGAGAAGAAAACAGACTTCCAAGATTTGATAAAAAAGATGTTAAGTGGACAGACTGAACCTTCGCTGCAAGTGATTGGTGAAATGATATCGGATCAATTTTTTTACGAATGGAAGAGCAGCAAAGCGGGAATGGTACACATTCTCCTGATTGTGATTGTGGCGGCAGTATTTACTAATTTTTCCAATGTATTTCAGAATCAGCAGATATCAGAAATCAGCTTTTACGTATTATATCTGCTTTTGATCACAATCGGGCTTAATTCGTTTCGTATTTTGATCGTGTCGGCAAGTGAGAATCTGGAGCGCCTGATCGGGTTTATGAAAGTGCTTGGACCTGTCTACTTTCTGGCGGTCGCTTTTGCGGCAGGAAGCAGCACTTCCATTTTGTTTTACAACCTGGTATTGCTCTTGATTTATCTGGTTGAGCTTGTTATTTTGAATTTTTTGATTCCATTTGTACAAGTCTACATTGTGGTAAAAGTTATGAATAATTTGTCGGAGGAAGACTATCTTTCTAAATTTGCAGAGCTTTGCGAGACGGTGATCGCATGGACGTTAAAGACACTGCTTGCGGGAGTGACAGGGGTAAACATTATACAGGGACTTTTAAGTCCGGCAATTGACTCACTGAAAAGAAGTGTGGTGGGAAGAAGCGCGGAGGCGATACCGGTTGTAGGTGATGCAATCGGAGGGGTGACGGAGGTGATGCTAGGGACCGCAGTATTGATTAAGAATGGAATCGGAGTTGCAGGAGCATTGGTCTGTATTGGAATCTGTCTGGTTCCGATTATACAGATGGCAGTAGTGACCCTGCTCTATAAATTGATTGCCGCAATGATACAACCTGTTTCGGATAAGAGAATAGTAGGCTGTATCAGCAGCATCGCAGATGGATCTCAGATGCTGCTTCGTATTATATTTACGACGGGGGTGCTTTTTTTATTGACAATCGCAGTAGTGACAGCGACCACTATGGCAGGTTAG
- the spoIIIAD gene encoding stage III sporulation protein AD, protein MSIVQAGVLGVMGALLAVQFKNGKTEYGIYMSVAISVFIFLSIVGRLEEIINTIRQISGHINMDTSYIATLIKMLGVTYIAEFASGICRDTGYQTIASQIEIFGKLTILVMSLPVLLALLQTIQEFLS, encoded by the coding sequence ATGAGTATTGTACAAGCCGGGGTTCTTGGAGTGATGGGTGCGCTTCTTGCAGTCCAATTCAAAAATGGAAAAACAGAATATGGAATTTATATGAGTGTGGCAATCAGTGTTTTTATTTTTTTGAGCATTGTCGGACGATTGGAAGAGATTATTAATACCATAAGGCAGATTAGTGGGCACATTAACATGGATACCTCTTATATTGCAACCTTGATCAAGATGCTCGGTGTTACTTATATCGCAGAATTTGCTTCGGGGATCTGTCGGGATACCGGATATCAGACAATTGCTTCTCAGATTGAGATTTTTGGAAAACTGACCATTCTGGTCATGAGTCTTCCTGTTTTACTTGCCCTGCTTCAGACGATACAGGAATTTTTGTCATGA
- the spoIIIAC gene encoding stage III sporulation protein AC, whose product MSVNLIFKIAAVGILVSVLSQVLKHSGREEQAFLTSFAGLLLVLFWIVPYIYELFESIKRLFSL is encoded by the coding sequence ATGAGTGTAAATTTAATTTTTAAAATTGCTGCTGTGGGAATATTAGTCTCGGTTCTGAGTCAGGTATTAAAACATAGTGGGAGAGAAGAACAGGCATTTTTGACAAGCTTTGCAGGACTTTTACTCGTGCTGTTTTGGATTGTTCCTTATATTTATGAACTATTTGAATCGATCAAGAGACTGTTTTCATTATAG